In Kordia antarctica, the following proteins share a genomic window:
- a CDS encoding phosphoribosylaminoimidazolesuccinocarboxamide synthase, whose product MSTTITETNFNFPGQTAKYTGKVREVYTINDDLLVMIASDRLSAFDVVMPKGIPYKGQILNQIATKMMKATEHLVPNWLIATPDPNVAIGHACEPFKVEMVIRGYMSGHAAREYKAGKRMLCGVEMSNGMIENDKFPSPIITPATKAEMGEHDEDISREDILSRGIVSEEDYILLEIYTYLLFKEGTKIAKERGLILVDTKYEFGKTKEGKIVLIDEIHTPDSSRYFYADTYNELQKKQQPQKQLSKEFVRQWLIGNDFQGKEGQEIPLMSDEYVNSVSERYIELYENITGETFVKGDVSNIMDRIEENVVSFLKK is encoded by the coding sequence ATGAGCACTACGATTACTGAGACGAATTTTAATTTTCCCGGGCAAACAGCAAAATACACAGGAAAAGTACGCGAAGTATATACAATTAATGACGACTTGCTTGTGATGATTGCATCTGATAGATTGTCAGCTTTTGATGTTGTGATGCCAAAAGGAATTCCGTATAAAGGGCAGATTTTAAATCAGATTGCCACTAAAATGATGAAAGCTACGGAACATTTGGTGCCAAATTGGTTGATTGCAACGCCAGATCCGAATGTTGCTATTGGTCACGCGTGTGAACCTTTTAAGGTGGAAATGGTGATTAGAGGTTATATGTCAGGTCATGCAGCACGTGAATATAAAGCGGGAAAACGTATGCTTTGCGGCGTGGAAATGTCGAATGGAATGATTGAGAATGATAAATTTCCTTCGCCAATTATTACGCCAGCAACCAAAGCAGAAATGGGCGAACATGATGAAGATATTTCTCGTGAAGATATACTTTCTCGTGGAATTGTTTCTGAAGAAGATTATATTCTATTAGAAATATATACCTATTTATTATTTAAAGAAGGAACAAAAATCGCCAAAGAAAGAGGTTTGATTTTGGTTGATACAAAATACGAATTTGGTAAAACTAAAGAAGGAAAAATTGTATTGATTGACGAAATTCACACACCAGATTCTTCCCGTTATTTCTATGCGGATACGTATAACGAACTGCAGAAAAAGCAACAACCACAAAAACAATTATCGAAAGAATTTGTCCGTCAATGGCTAATTGGTAACGATTTTCAAGGAAAAGAAGGACAAGAAATTCCTTTGATGAGCGATGAATATGTCAACTCAGTTTCTGAGCGTTATATAGAATTGTATGAGAATATTACAGGAGAAACTTTTGTAAAAGGCGATGTTTCAAATATTATGGACAGAATAGAGGAGAACGTAGTTTCTTTTTTGAAGAAGTAG
- a CDS encoding PhoH family protein — MNEIIFELSEISPREFFGQQNTNIESLKKYFPKLKIVARGNKIKAYGDEVLLEEFDKRLNMLMEHFSKYNKIDENVIERVLTSESSKDYDTSNESGEVLLHGTNGRLVKAITANQRKLVEMMGKNDMVFAIGPAGTGKTYTGVALAVRALKNKEVRRIILTRPAVEAGESLGFLPGDLKEKLDPYMQPLYDALRDMIPPERLTNYIENGTIQIAPMAFMRGRTLDNAFVILDEAQNTTHAQMKMFLTRMGKNAKFMLTGDPGQIDLPRRVTSGLKEALLVLKDVKGIGIIYLDDKDVVRHRLVKKVIEAYRTIEHTN, encoded by the coding sequence TTGAACGAAATTATTTTTGAACTTTCTGAGATCAGTCCAAGAGAGTTTTTTGGTCAACAAAATACCAACATAGAATCGCTAAAAAAATACTTCCCAAAACTCAAAATTGTAGCAAGAGGAAACAAGATAAAAGCCTACGGAGATGAAGTCTTATTAGAAGAATTTGACAAACGATTGAACATGCTAATGGAACATTTTAGCAAGTACAACAAAATTGACGAAAATGTCATTGAACGTGTGTTAACTAGCGAAAGTTCCAAAGATTATGATACTTCCAACGAAAGTGGAGAAGTTTTGTTGCACGGAACCAATGGAAGATTAGTAAAAGCAATTACGGCAAATCAACGAAAGTTGGTGGAAATGATGGGGAAAAATGATATGGTTTTTGCCATTGGTCCAGCAGGAACGGGAAAAACGTATACAGGAGTTGCTTTGGCTGTTAGAGCATTGAAAAATAAAGAAGTTAGGCGAATTATTTTAACACGTCCAGCAGTAGAAGCTGGCGAAAGTTTAGGTTTCTTGCCAGGCGATTTAAAAGAAAAGTTAGATCCGTATATGCAACCTTTGTATGACGCTTTGCGCGATATGATTCCGCCAGAAAGATTAACCAATTATATAGAAAACGGAACTATTCAGATTGCGCCAATGGCGTTTATGCGTGGTCGTACGTTGGATAATGCGTTTGTAATTTTGGATGAAGCTCAAAATACAACACATGCGCAAATGAAGATGTTTTTGACACGTATGGGAAAAAATGCAAAATTTATGTTGACAGGCGATCCTGGACAAATTGATTTACCAAGACGCGTCACTTCTGGCTTGAAAGAAGCGTTATTAGTACTAAAAGACGTCAAAGGAATTGGAATTATTTATTTAGACGATAAAGATGTTGTGCGTCACAGACTTGTGAAAAAAGTGATTGAAGCGTATCGAACTATTGAACATACTAATTAG
- a CDS encoding SAM hydrolase/SAM-dependent halogenase family protein → MAIITLTTDFGEKDHFVGAVKGAIYSELDDIRIVDISHSVDPFNITEAAYIIQNAFNSFPKGSIHLIGIDSELNPENKHIAVKLDGHFFVCANNGIMSLIASEILPEKIVEINIHDRIETNFPVLDVFVKVACHIARGGTLEVIGKTIQEIKYLTGIKPVINNDESQIIGNVIYIDNYGNVVTNITRKIVKDVGKGRDFEISARTYKFKTIHERYSDAINFTVERHKREEDGKKLALFNSANFLELAIYKSNPHTVGSASSLFGLRFRDTITINFL, encoded by the coding sequence ATGGCAATTATAACTTTAACAACTGATTTTGGGGAGAAAGACCATTTTGTGGGCGCAGTTAAAGGAGCTATTTATAGTGAACTTGATGATATTCGCATTGTTGATATCTCACACAGCGTAGATCCTTTTAATATTACGGAAGCGGCGTATATTATACAAAATGCGTTTAATAGTTTCCCGAAAGGCAGCATTCATCTTATCGGAATCGATTCTGAGTTAAACCCTGAAAATAAGCATATTGCAGTAAAATTGGACGGTCATTTTTTCGTCTGTGCTAATAATGGAATCATGAGTTTGATTGCTTCTGAGATTCTTCCTGAAAAGATTGTAGAAATAAATATTCACGACAGAATCGAGACAAATTTCCCAGTTTTAGACGTTTTTGTGAAAGTTGCGTGTCACATTGCGCGCGGCGGAACCTTAGAAGTTATCGGGAAAACAATTCAAGAAATAAAATATTTAACAGGCATTAAACCTGTCATAAATAATGACGAATCGCAAATTATTGGAAACGTGATTTATATTGATAATTATGGAAACGTTGTTACCAACATCACGCGAAAAATAGTAAAAGACGTCGGAAAAGGGCGTGATTTCGAGATTTCGGCGCGTACTTACAAATTCAAAACGATTCACGAACGTTACAGCGATGCTATCAATTTTACAGTAGAACGTCACAAACGTGAAGAAGATGGCAAAAAATTAGCGTTGTTTAATTCTGCAAATTTTTTAGAATTGGCCATTTACAAAAGCAATCCGCATACAGTTGGTAGCGCTTCTAGCCTATTTGGATTGCGATTTAGAGATACGATAACTATTAATTTTTTATAA
- a CDS encoding putative quinol monooxygenase: MFIRIVKMSFHSEHIPEFLAMFDEKKESIKNREGCEFLELYQDKTNPEIFFTYSHWKHVDNLEAYRNSDLFKNVWKQTKAMFNDKPFAWSVDKLVSLSS; this comes from the coding sequence ATGTTTATACGAATTGTAAAAATGAGTTTTCACTCGGAACACATTCCTGAATTTTTGGCAATGTTTGATGAAAAGAAAGAATCGATCAAAAATCGGGAAGGTTGTGAGTTTTTAGAGTTGTATCAAGATAAAACAAATCCTGAAATATTCTTTACATACAGTCATTGGAAACATGTCGATAACTTAGAAGCATATCGCAATTCAGACTTATTCAAAAACGTTTGGAAACAAACAAAAGCCATGTTTAACGACAAACCTTTTGCTTGGAGCGTTGATAAATTAGTGAGTTTATCGAGTTAA
- the gldF gene encoding gliding motility-associated ABC transporter permease subunit GldF produces MLAILRKEINSFFSSSIGYLVIALFLILNGLFLWFFKSEFNILDYGFADLTPFFTLAPWIFIFLIPAITMRSFSEEKRLGTLELLLTKPISGWEIVLGKYFGAFVLILIALIPTLLYVFTVYSLGNPVGNLDVGSTLGSYFGLLFLIAAYTSIGVFTSTLSQNQIVAFIAAVFICFVLYFGFEGIANAAVFGDFNLTIEKLGMKRHFDSIARGVIDTRDVIYFLSVTIFFLFLTVIQLKKR; encoded by the coding sequence ATGCTAGCCATACTTCGAAAAGAAATCAATTCCTTTTTTTCCTCATCTATAGGATATTTGGTGATTGCCTTATTTTTAATTCTCAACGGATTATTCTTATGGTTTTTTAAGAGTGAATTCAACATTCTCGATTACGGATTTGCAGATTTAACACCATTTTTTACCTTAGCACCTTGGATTTTTATCTTTTTGATTCCTGCCATTACGATGCGAAGCTTTTCAGAAGAAAAACGTTTAGGAACACTTGAATTACTATTAACAAAACCAATTTCAGGTTGGGAAATTGTACTTGGAAAGTATTTTGGCGCGTTTGTTTTAATTCTTATTGCGTTGATTCCGACGTTATTATACGTTTTTACCGTGTACAGTTTAGGAAATCCTGTTGGAAACTTAGATGTCGGAAGTACGCTTGGCTCCTATTTTGGATTGTTATTCCTAATTGCTGCCTACACAAGTATTGGCGTATTTACATCGACGCTTTCGCAGAATCAGATTGTGGCGTTTATTGCGGCAGTTTTTATCTGTTTTGTACTATATTTTGGGTTTGAAGGAATTGCGAATGCGGCCGTTTTTGGCGATTTTAATCTTACGATAGAAAAACTAGGCATGAAACGTCATTTTGATAGTATTGCACGCGGCGTAATTGACACACGAGACGTAATTTACTTTTTAAGTGTAACCATATTCTTTTTATTTCTAACCGTAATTCAATTAAAAAAACGATAA
- the gldG gene encoding gliding motility-associated ABC transporter substrate-binding protein GldG: MKKETHTKKEIHVSVKILLVLIGLIILNVIAGSVFTRFDLTQDKRYTLSEASKETISNVNSPITIDVFLKGDFPSDYKRLATETEQLLAEFSAYNSNVNYNFVDPIKENAESFLNENGMPPTFITEEATNKISRESVYPWAIANYGTKTVKIQLYKNNLASSSSEKIASSVQHLEYAFADAFTKLTLLEKQTIAILRGNGELEDVYIASFLQTLKDYYKIAPFDLSAFPDNPEKSLENLNRFDLMIVPKPTEAFSDEEKYVLDQYTMNGGKSLWLVETVQAEMDSLYSENGASLAFPRDLRLNDFFFSYGLRINPKLVNDVQCAPIMMAVGEGNDTQFLPIQWRYNPLVKPALKHPITNNTNLVKFEFANQIDTLKNNLKKTILLKSSAASKLEGVPKPISLSVIENEPTLETYEGKGNQNLAVLVEGTFTSMYKNRVKPFQLSMDKLQGESKMLVIADGDVIKNQVTRGRPQDLGFDIATKREYGNKEFLLNSVNYLLDNNGLINIRSKELKLAFLDTEKVLEEKSYWQLLNIGLPLVILAIFGFVFTYIRKRKFAK, from the coding sequence TTGAAAAAAGAAACTCATACTAAAAAAGAAATCCACGTTAGTGTTAAGATACTTTTAGTCCTTATCGGATTAATCATTCTGAATGTAATTGCAGGAAGCGTATTTACACGTTTCGATCTCACACAAGATAAACGGTATACTTTATCAGAAGCTTCAAAAGAAACGATTTCAAATGTAAATTCTCCTATTACAATTGATGTTTTTCTGAAAGGCGATTTTCCTTCCGATTATAAACGTTTGGCAACTGAAACCGAACAATTATTGGCAGAATTTTCAGCATATAATTCAAATGTGAACTACAATTTTGTAGATCCAATCAAAGAAAATGCAGAATCTTTTTTGAATGAAAACGGAATGCCTCCAACTTTTATTACAGAAGAAGCAACCAATAAAATTTCGCGCGAAAGCGTGTATCCGTGGGCAATTGCCAATTATGGAACTAAAACTGTCAAAATTCAGCTGTATAAAAACAATCTTGCAAGTTCTTCATCTGAAAAAATTGCAAGTTCTGTGCAACATTTAGAATATGCGTTTGCAGATGCATTTACAAAATTAACCTTATTAGAAAAACAAACTATCGCAATTTTGAGAGGAAATGGCGAATTGGAAGATGTGTATATTGCTAGTTTTTTACAAACACTAAAAGATTACTACAAAATTGCTCCTTTTGATTTAAGTGCGTTTCCCGACAATCCTGAAAAGTCGTTGGAAAACTTAAATCGTTTCGATTTGATGATTGTTCCAAAACCAACAGAAGCATTTTCAGACGAAGAAAAATATGTATTAGATCAATATACTATGAATGGCGGAAAATCCTTGTGGTTGGTAGAAACTGTACAAGCCGAAATGGACAGTTTGTATAGCGAAAATGGCGCATCACTTGCATTTCCAAGAGATTTACGCTTGAACGATTTCTTCTTTTCATACGGTTTACGAATCAACCCGAAACTGGTAAACGATGTGCAATGCGCACCAATTATGATGGCAGTTGGCGAAGGAAATGATACTCAATTTTTACCAATTCAATGGCGTTATAATCCGTTAGTAAAACCAGCTTTAAAACATCCAATTACAAATAATACGAATTTGGTAAAGTTTGAATTTGCCAATCAGATTGATACGTTAAAGAATAATCTTAAGAAGACAATTCTACTGAAAAGTTCGGCAGCATCAAAACTAGAAGGCGTTCCAAAACCAATTTCTTTGTCAGTCATTGAAAACGAACCAACACTAGAAACCTACGAAGGAAAAGGCAATCAAAATTTGGCGGTTTTAGTTGAAGGAACATTTACATCGATGTATAAAAATAGAGTCAAACCATTTCAACTTTCAATGGATAAATTACAAGGCGAATCTAAAATGTTAGTGATTGCAGATGGCGATGTTATCAAAAATCAAGTTACACGCGGAAGACCGCAAGATTTAGGCTTTGATATTGCGACAAAACGTGAATATGGAAACAAAGAATTCCTATTAAATTCGGTAAATTACCTTTTAGACAATAATGGACTTATAAACATTCGATCTAAAGAATTAAAATTAGCATTTTTAGATACTGAGAAAGTACTAGAAGAAAAATCGTACTGGCAACTACTAAACATTGGACTTCCGCTTGTAATACTCGCAATTTTTGGCTTTGTATTTACCTATATTCGAAAGCGTAAATTTGCGAAATAG
- the dnaN gene encoding DNA polymerase III subunit beta, with amino-acid sequence MKFIVSSTYLLKQLQVLGGVINNSNTLPILDNFLFELNQNELTVSASDLETTMSSKLDVESESEGNVAVPAKLLLDTLKTFPEQPLTFVVEDNNTIEISSNHGKYALAYADGAEFPNAVELKDPSSTTIAGHVLATAISKTIFASGNDDLRPVMSGVFFQFSQENLTFVATDAHKLVKYQRTDLKASQVAEFIMPKKPLTLLKGILAGSEDDVVIEYNDSNAKFTFDKTVLICRLIDGKYPNYEAVIPKENPNKLEINRNQFLNSVRRVSIFSNKTTHQIRLKIAGAELNISAEDIDYSNKAEERLTCDYQGDDMQIGFNSRFLTEMINNLTSDEVSLEMSLPNRAGILTPIDGLEEGEHITMLVMPVMLNN; translated from the coding sequence ATGAAATTTATTGTATCAAGCACATATTTATTAAAGCAGCTTCAAGTTTTAGGAGGCGTAATTAATAATAGTAATACCTTACCTATTTTAGATAATTTTCTTTTTGAACTGAACCAAAATGAATTAACGGTTTCTGCTTCAGATTTGGAAACGACAATGTCTTCAAAATTAGATGTAGAATCTGAAAGTGAAGGAAATGTTGCAGTTCCTGCGAAATTATTATTAGATACTTTAAAAACGTTTCCAGAGCAACCATTAACGTTTGTTGTGGAAGATAATAATACAATTGAAATTAGTTCTAATCACGGTAAATACGCGTTGGCATATGCTGATGGCGCTGAGTTTCCAAATGCAGTTGAGTTAAAAGACCCAAGTTCAACAACAATAGCTGGACATGTACTAGCAACTGCAATTAGCAAAACAATTTTTGCTTCTGGAAATGATGATTTACGACCTGTAATGAGTGGCGTATTTTTCCAGTTTTCTCAAGAAAATTTAACGTTTGTTGCAACAGATGCTCACAAATTAGTGAAATATCAGCGTACAGATTTAAAAGCTTCACAAGTTGCGGAATTTATTATGCCAAAGAAACCTTTAACACTGTTAAAAGGAATTTTAGCCGGAAGCGAAGACGACGTTGTGATCGAATATAATGACAGTAATGCAAAATTTACGTTTGATAAAACTGTTTTAATTTGTCGTTTGATTGATGGAAAGTATCCAAACTACGAAGCGGTAATTCCAAAAGAGAATCCAAATAAGTTAGAAATCAACAGAAATCAATTTTTAAATTCTGTGCGTCGTGTTAGTATTTTCTCTAACAAAACAACACACCAAATTCGTTTAAAAATTGCTGGCGCTGAATTAAATATTTCTGCGGAAGATATTGATTATTCAAACAAAGCAGAAGAACGTTTAACATGTGATTATCAAGGTGATGACATGCAAATAGGCTTCAACTCACGTTTCCTAACAGAAATGATTAACAACTTAACTTCGGATGAAGTTTCGTTAGAAATGTCGTTACCAAACAGAGCTGGAATTTTAACACCAATTGATGGTTTAGAAGAAGGCGAACACATTACAATGCTCGTTATGCCTGTGATGTTGAATAATTAA
- a CDS encoding DUF4870 domain-containing protein: MRRKDNQLMVITHLSQLSSFVIGFGSLIVPLILWASNKNDVHEMDEQGKQIVNFQLSMIIYGIISIPLILVFGLGLLLLLTVGILLFIMPIINAIKVSNGNEPYYPMSFKLL; this comes from the coding sequence ATGAGAAGAAAAGATAATCAGTTAATGGTAATTACACATTTAAGTCAATTATCAAGTTTCGTTATAGGTTTTGGAAGTCTAATAGTTCCCTTAATTCTTTGGGCAAGCAACAAAAACGATGTACACGAAATGGACGAACAAGGAAAACAAATTGTAAACTTTCAATTGAGTATGATAATTTATGGAATCATAAGTATTCCGTTAATTCTTGTTTTTGGATTAGGATTATTATTGTTACTAACCGTTGGAATATTATTGTTTATAATGCCAATTATAAATGCGATTAAAGTTAGTAATGGAAATGAACCGTATTATCCAATGTCGTTTAAATTACTTTAA
- the mnmE gene encoding tRNA uridine-5-carboxymethylaminomethyl(34) synthesis GTPase MnmE: protein MIPNDTIVALATPSGAGAISVIRVSGKEAITICEPIFKSIRNKKLSKQKSHTIHLGHIIDENRYLDEVLVSLFKGPNSYTGENTIEISCHGSVYIQQQIIQLLLRSGCRNANAGEFTLRSFLNGKLDLSQAEAVADLIASDSEASHQLAMQQMRGGFSNEIKNLREELLNFASLIELELDFAEEDVEFADRTQFKTLVKRIQFVLKRLIDSFAVGNVIKNGIPVAIVGEPNVGKSTLLNALLNEERAIVSEIAGTTRDTIEDELIIEGISFRFIDTAGIRETKDVIESIGIQKTFEKIEQAQVVVYLIDSSQLTADSLALLKTEIGKIQNKYPQKPLVVVANKIDTLKTTQIEELQAEIENIHLLSAKENIGVEQLKTKLVSYVNTGALRNNETIITNTRHYDALLKALEEIDKVHFGLESGLSGDLMAIDIRQALFHFGEITGEITTDDLLGNIFANFCIGK from the coding sequence ATGATTCCAAATGATACAATTGTAGCTTTGGCAACACCTTCTGGAGCTGGCGCAATTTCAGTAATTCGAGTTTCTGGTAAAGAGGCAATTACGATTTGTGAACCAATTTTTAAATCGATTCGAAATAAAAAATTGAGCAAGCAAAAGTCGCACACCATACATTTAGGTCATATTATAGATGAAAATCGGTATTTAGATGAAGTTTTAGTGTCTTTGTTTAAAGGTCCAAATTCATACACAGGTGAAAATACGATTGAAATTTCATGTCATGGTTCTGTGTACATTCAGCAGCAAATCATTCAATTATTACTACGAAGTGGTTGTAGAAACGCGAATGCGGGAGAATTTACTTTGCGTTCATTTTTGAATGGAAAACTAGATTTATCTCAGGCAGAAGCTGTTGCAGATTTGATTGCGAGTGATTCGGAAGCTTCACATCAATTGGCAATGCAACAAATGCGTGGCGGATTTAGCAATGAAATCAAAAACCTGCGTGAAGAGTTATTAAACTTCGCTTCTTTGATAGAATTAGAACTCGATTTTGCGGAAGAAGATGTTGAATTTGCAGATCGCACGCAGTTTAAAACCTTAGTAAAACGAATTCAATTTGTTCTAAAACGTTTGATTGATTCTTTTGCGGTTGGAAACGTGATCAAAAACGGAATTCCTGTTGCAATTGTTGGCGAACCAAATGTTGGAAAATCTACCTTATTAAATGCGTTGTTAAATGAAGAACGTGCCATTGTTTCTGAAATTGCTGGAACAACGCGTGATACCATTGAAGACGAATTAATTATTGAAGGAATTTCGTTCCGATTCATTGATACCGCTGGAATCCGAGAAACCAAAGATGTTATAGAAAGTATCGGAATTCAGAAAACATTTGAAAAAATTGAGCAAGCGCAAGTTGTGGTGTATTTAATTGATAGCTCACAATTAACGGCGGATAGTTTAGCATTGTTAAAAACTGAAATCGGGAAAATTCAGAATAAATATCCTCAAAAACCATTAGTAGTTGTTGCCAATAAAATTGACACGCTCAAAACGACTCAGATTGAAGAATTACAAGCTGAAATTGAAAACATTCACTTGCTTTCTGCCAAAGAAAATATTGGTGTAGAACAATTAAAAACGAAACTCGTTTCTTACGTAAACACTGGCGCATTAAGAAACAACGAAACAATTATTACCAACACGCGTCATTACGATGCTTTACTAAAAGCGTTGGAAGAAATTGATAAAGTTCACTTCGGATTAGAATCTGGATTATCTGGTGATTTAATGGCGATTGACATTCGCCAAGCATTATTTCACTTCGGAGAAATCACAGGAGAAATCACCACGGACGATTTACTTGGTAATATATTTGCTAACTTTTGTATTGGAAAGTAA
- a CDS encoding sigma 54-interacting transcriptional regulator yields MDKMNDLFKTEIGKRREAVQKLNSFITNPGRFSILFLGSRGTGKAHWLKELQEFYKKEADLNLQKSVFIGAANSNKNGENDWIKIFEKVNHGLLVITDVEELTKESQALLFKGISSGQGGKFGFDKKEYDIRIAFTSTKSVSSLRDSEVYLAHKFFDRICQFAVELPSYKDYNRSIWKDFKKTWNKMSFEKENNLPEGKLREWLENQGHSFYGNFRDLDKIAVNWHNYRLQGNSEEKILDLLRKDFDRFYKFPEHSDNFIKEFQISEDSNWKANLNDFKLFYKQYISEKYGSLRKGETETAISYRTMERW; encoded by the coding sequence ATGGACAAAATGAATGATTTATTTAAAACAGAAATAGGAAAAAGAAGAGAAGCAGTTCAGAAATTAAATTCATTTATAACAAATCCAGGAAGATTTTCGATTCTATTTTTAGGTTCACGTGGTACAGGAAAAGCGCATTGGTTAAAGGAATTACAAGAATTTTATAAAAAAGAAGCTGATTTGAATTTACAGAAAAGTGTTTTCATTGGTGCTGCAAATTCAAATAAAAATGGTGAAAATGATTGGATTAAGATCTTTGAAAAAGTTAATCATGGATTATTGGTCATTACAGATGTTGAAGAACTCACAAAAGAAAGTCAAGCTTTATTATTTAAAGGAATTTCCAGTGGTCAAGGAGGAAAATTTGGTTTTGATAAAAAGGAATACGACATCCGTATTGCTTTTACATCAACTAAAAGCGTTAGTAGTTTGCGTGACAGTGAAGTATATTTAGCACATAAATTTTTTGATAGAATTTGTCAATTTGCAGTAGAATTGCCATCATATAAAGATTACAATAGAAGTATTTGGAAAGACTTTAAAAAAACTTGGAATAAAATGAGTTTTGAGAAAGAAAATAATTTACCAGAAGGAAAATTAAGAGAATGGTTAGAAAACCAAGGTCATAGCTTCTACGGGAACTTTAGAGACTTAGATAAAATAGCTGTGAATTGGCATAATTACAGACTTCAAGGAAATAGCGAAGAGAAAATTTTAGATCTTTTACGTAAAGATTTTGATCGATTTTATAAGTTTCCTGAGCATAGCGATAATTTTATAAAAGAATTTCAAATTTCAGAAGACTCAAATTGGAAAGCTAACCTTAATGATTTTAAGTTGTTTTACAAACAATATATCAGTGAAAAATACGGTTCATTACGAAAAGGCGAAACAGAAACAGCGATTAGTTACCGAACAATGGAAAGATGGTAA